The Corallococcus caeni genome includes a region encoding these proteins:
- a CDS encoding serine/threonine-protein kinase — translation MPPKAIGPYRVLETLGSGGAGTVYRALDRRSNDEVALKLLSTGGPSLDDRAARRLAREFETLADLAHPNVVKVFEAGVHAGQPYLAMELIEGLTLRHYLDVSFNDLHTPTPSSRGPLAIRRTADDDFGSVDSPDEDEDDAVDDGTFDLNAFAEEAPSEDLASFHGAEDDSDPDGMRGVDPRRAAPRAQPPSRVSTPKVADLNRPERMGKLKDAMLQVCEALAYIHGHGLVHRDLKPSNIMVDDDRQVRLMDFGLAKFLADDAGITADGKLVGTYRYMAPEQILGEPLDGRSDLYSLGVILYELMSGRPPFDAKTPHELWRQVLETEPPPLLALNLHGDPQLARVAHRLIRKEPDDRFQTAEEVYEALSE, via the coding sequence GCCGCAGCAACGACGAGGTCGCGCTGAAGCTCCTGTCGACGGGCGGCCCGTCGCTGGACGACCGCGCGGCCCGGAGACTCGCGCGCGAATTCGAGACCCTGGCGGACCTGGCCCACCCCAACGTGGTGAAGGTCTTCGAGGCCGGCGTCCACGCGGGCCAGCCGTACCTGGCCATGGAGCTCATCGAGGGGCTCACGCTGCGCCACTACCTGGACGTGAGCTTCAACGACCTGCACACGCCCACGCCCTCCTCGCGCGGCCCGCTCGCCATCCGCCGCACCGCGGACGACGACTTCGGCAGCGTCGACAGCCCGGACGAGGACGAGGACGACGCCGTGGACGACGGCACCTTCGACCTGAACGCGTTCGCGGAGGAGGCGCCCAGCGAGGACCTGGCCAGCTTCCACGGCGCCGAGGACGACTCGGACCCGGACGGGATGCGGGGGGTGGACCCGCGCCGCGCGGCCCCTCGTGCGCAGCCGCCCTCGCGCGTGAGCACGCCGAAGGTGGCGGACCTCAACCGGCCGGAGCGCATGGGCAAGCTGAAGGACGCCATGCTCCAGGTGTGCGAGGCGCTGGCGTACATCCATGGCCACGGGCTGGTGCACCGCGACCTGAAGCCGTCCAACATCATGGTGGACGACGACCGGCAGGTGCGGCTGATGGACTTCGGCCTGGCCAAGTTCCTCGCGGACGACGCGGGCATCACCGCGGACGGCAAGCTCGTGGGCACCTACCGGTACATGGCCCCGGAGCAGATTCTCGGGGAGCCGCTGGATGGGCGCTCGGACCTGTACAGCCTGGGCGTCATCCTGTACGAGCTGATGAGCGGGCGTCCGCCGTTCGACGCGAAAACGCCGCACGAGCTGTGGCGTCAGGTGCTGGAGACGGAACCCCCGCCGCTGCTCGCGCTCAACCTGCATGGCGACCCGCAGCTGGCGCGGGTGGCCCATCGCCTCATCCGCAAGGAGCCGGACGACCGGTTCCAGACGGCCGAGGAAGTGTACGAGGCCCTCTCCGAGTGA
- a CDS encoding RluA family pseudouridine synthase → MTTTTTHTLTVDAAKAGQRVDLFVGEALGLSRARLKRLFEEGQVRVDGRPAKKGLTITEGQKVAVTVEESVREAVPDTDFPLVVLHEDAALLFVDKPAGRPSHPLQPGETGTVANALVARYPEVAQASQDPREGGLCHRLDVETSGVLAVARTREAWTAVREAFSNRTVDKRYLALVTGPLADEGEVEVPLRHHPRHPDRVEPAPYGAEDAREALSHFQVLARSGDYSLVEVRILTGVLHQVRAHLAGVGAPLVGDALYGGREAPELGRFFLHARSLTVPHPVTKEPVKVESPLPPDLVAELSRHGLSWPVAG, encoded by the coding sequence GTGACCACGACGACGACGCACACCCTCACCGTGGACGCCGCCAAGGCGGGCCAGCGGGTGGACCTGTTCGTGGGCGAGGCCCTGGGCCTGTCCCGCGCCCGCCTCAAGCGCCTCTTCGAGGAGGGCCAGGTGCGCGTGGACGGCCGCCCCGCGAAGAAGGGGCTCACCATCACCGAAGGCCAGAAGGTCGCCGTGACGGTGGAGGAGTCCGTGCGCGAGGCCGTGCCCGACACGGACTTCCCGCTGGTCGTCCTGCACGAGGACGCCGCCCTGCTCTTCGTGGACAAGCCCGCCGGCCGGCCCTCGCACCCGCTGCAGCCGGGGGAGACGGGCACCGTGGCCAACGCCCTGGTGGCGCGCTACCCGGAGGTCGCGCAGGCGTCCCAGGACCCGCGCGAGGGCGGCCTGTGCCACCGGCTGGACGTGGAGACGTCCGGGGTGCTCGCCGTCGCCCGCACGCGCGAGGCGTGGACCGCGGTGCGTGAGGCCTTCAGCAACCGCACGGTGGACAAGCGCTACCTCGCCCTGGTGACGGGCCCGCTGGCGGACGAGGGCGAGGTGGAGGTGCCGCTGCGCCACCACCCGCGCCACCCGGACCGCGTGGAGCCCGCCCCCTACGGCGCCGAGGACGCGCGCGAGGCGCTGTCCCACTTCCAGGTGCTGGCCCGCTCCGGGGACTACAGCCTCGTGGAGGTGCGCATCCTCACCGGCGTGCTGCACCAGGTGCGCGCGCACCTGGCGGGCGTGGGCGCGCCGCTCGTGGGGGACGCGCTCTACGGCGGCCGCGAGGCGCCGGAATTGGGGCGGTTCTTCCTGCACGCCCGCTCGCTCACCGTGCCGCACCCGGTGACGAAGGAGCCCGTGAAGGTGGAGAGCCCGCTGCCGCCGGACCTGGTGGCGGAGCTTTCGCGGCACGGGCTGTCGTGGCCGGTGGCCGGCTAG
- a CDS encoding secondary thiamine-phosphate synthase enzyme YjbQ — protein MKTLTEYLWFETKARRELVRLTDTVAALVKKSGIQEGMVLVSAMHITAGVFVNDDEPGLHEDIWDWLQHLAPSGPDYRHHRTGEDNGDAHLKSMLVHHQVLIPVTAGKLDLGPWQQCFYAEFDGQRRKRVIVKVMGD, from the coding sequence ATGAAGACCCTCACCGAATACCTCTGGTTCGAGACGAAAGCCCGCCGGGAGCTGGTGCGCCTCACGGACACCGTGGCCGCCCTGGTGAAGAAGAGCGGCATCCAGGAGGGCATGGTGCTGGTGTCCGCCATGCACATCACCGCGGGCGTCTTCGTCAACGACGACGAGCCCGGCCTCCACGAGGACATCTGGGACTGGCTCCAGCACCTGGCGCCCTCCGGCCCCGACTACCGCCACCACCGCACCGGCGAGGACAACGGCGACGCGCACCTGAAGTCCATGCTCGTCCACCATCAGGTGCTGATCCCCGTCACCGCCGGCAAGCTGGACCTGGGCCCCTGGCAGCAGTGCTTCTACGCGGAGTTCGACGGCCAGCGCCGCAAGCGCGTCATCGTCAAGGTGATGGGGGACTAG